A single genomic interval of Antechinus flavipes isolate AdamAnt ecotype Samford, QLD, Australia chromosome 1, AdamAnt_v2, whole genome shotgun sequence harbors:
- the TIMM13 gene encoding mitochondrial import inner membrane translocase subunit Tim13: MEGSFGSDFGSAAGAGGGKLDPGLIMEQVKVQIAVANAQELLQRMTNKCFRKCIGKPGSSLDNSEQKCIAMCMDRYMDAWNTVSRAYNSRLQRERANM; this comes from the exons ATGGAGGGCAGCTTCGGTTCGGATTTCGGGAGTGCGGCGGGGGCCGGGGGCGGGAAGCTGGACCCAGGGCTCATCATGGAGCAGGTGAAGGTGCAGATTGCCGTGGCCAACGCGCAGGAGCTGCTGCAG AGGATGACGAACAAGTGTTTCCGGAAGTGCATTGGGAAACCCGGCAGCTCCTTGGATAACTCCGAGCAG AAGTGCATTGCAATGTGCATGGATCGCTACATGGATGCCTGGAATACAGTGTCCCGCGCCTACAACTCTAGATTGCAGCGGGAGCGAGCCAACATGTGA